A genomic window from Triplophysa dalaica isolate WHDGS20190420 chromosome 24, ASM1584641v1, whole genome shotgun sequence includes:
- the hsd17b2 gene encoding estradiol 17-beta-dehydrogenase 2, with protein MEEIVESGLSLIYVFLTVVSVCLLLVRGVRGRPVRWLVVLVVSEGTLSCLVHSLFLKVALATVLCGLVHYIGSEEIMLPTLNKAVLITGCDSGLGHDLAKCLDSAGVRVFAGVLDECGPGARELKRAASSKLTILQLDVTNRRQIKQAYEFIRSQTGETGLWGVVNNAGVLGYVGDGEILPIKLYKKYFDVNFIGSVEVTQVFLPLIRQSKGRIISISSMAGEIPLPGFSAYGASKAALTVYSGTMRQELSRWGVKVIIVQPGAFKTNIFGRREQWIGVQEEILSDISQDVMETYGVEYISSMQQRLVEMSSTSSPNTGPFLESLKHALLSSRPNPFYYPGAAAWALPLFYRHFPTSLSDKIFSRIFMNSDAKPAQH; from the exons aTGGAGGAGATTGTAGAAAGCGGTCTGTCTTTAATATACGTTTTCCTGACGGTTGTTAGTGTTTGCTTACTGCTCGTGCGGGGTGTGAGGGGCAGGCCTGTGAGGTGGTTGGTTGTTCTTGTGGTTTCTGAAGGGACATTGAGCTGTTTGGTCCATTCATTATTTCTAAAAGTGGCATTAGCGACGGTGCTATGTGGTTTGGTGCACTACATAGGGAGTGAAGAGATCATGTTACCTACCCTAAACAAAGCAGTGCTGATCACAG GTTGTGATTCTGGTTTGGGTCACGATCTGGCCAAATGTCTGGACAGCGCAGGAGTGAGGGTGTTTGCGGGGGTCCTGGATGAATGCGGTCCTGGAGCTCGGGAGCTCAAGAGAGCTGCATCTTCAAAACTCACCATTCTACAGTTAGACGTCACAAACAGAAGACAGATCAAGCAAGCGTATGAGTTCATCCGGAGTCAAACAGGTGAAACAG GTCTCTGGGGAGTAGTGAACAACGCAGGTGTGCTTGGATATGTGGGCGACGGAGAAATTCTGccaattaaattatataaaaaatactttgatGTAAATTTCATTGGTAGTGTGGAGGTGACACAGGTCTTTTTGCCTCTGATACGTCAATCAAAAGGAAGAATTATCAGCATATCAAGTATGGCAG GAGAAATCCCTCTTCCTGGATTTTCAGCCTATGGAGCATCTAAAGCAGCTCTGACTGTATACAGTGGAACAATGAGACAGGAACTCTCACGCTGGGGAGTAAAAGTCATTATCGTTCAACCTGGGGCTTTTAAAACAA ATATTTTTGGCCGCAGAGAGCAGTGGATTGGCGTTCAGGAGGAGATCCTAAGTGATATATCCCAAGACGTCATGGAAACGTATGGAGTAGAATACATCAGCTCCATGCAGCAAAGGCTGGTCGAGATGTCTTCAACGTCAAGCCCCAACACGGGACCGTTCCTGGAGTCTTTAAAACATGCTCTGCTCTCCTCAAGACCTAATCCATTTTACTACCCGGGGGCGGCAGCGTGGGCTCTTCCACTTTTCTACAGACATTTCCCCACTTCACTGTCAGACAAGATCTTCTCACGAATCTTTATGAATAGTGATGCCAAACCAGCACAACACTGA
- the LOC130414398 gene encoding macrophage mannose receptor 1-like codes for MDQTLYFRLLLIAVCSLSECIQRRYHYINMIKNWTEAESYCREKYTDLATVHNINDMKELMNTVNKDNVHVWIGLKNTSTHKWKWSLGDPVNYTNWGNGQPNYQTNCAFMKNGNQHHMECDTKLSFICYNDSSKGYIIETSNKTWREAQSFCRQYHTDLTSVRNQTENEDIQNIINNTDKSVWIGLFRDSWEWSDNSDSAFRNWMSAEPNNNGGPSKDCTEVKMSSRGQWNDAGCHHSSTFVCHEDKLVLIKQNLSWTEALIHCRQNHVDLVSVDSEEIQRWVTGVVQNASTAEVWLGLRHSCTVGIWFWVSGEIVCYEKWAEGHETAVENCETVTRSGAVQSGGDHRWIRLPETERRNFICTRYD; via the exons atggATCAAACTCTATATTTCAGGCTTCTTCTGATCG CGGTCTGCTCATTATCTGAATGCATTCAGCGCCGCTATCACTATATCAACATGATTAAAAACTGGACTGAAGCTGAGAGTTACTGCAGAGAGAagtacacagatctggccacagtccacaacatcaatgacatgaaAGAGCTGATGAACACTGTGAATAAAGATAATGTGCACGTCTGGATTGGACTGAAGAATACAAGTACACATAAATGGAAGTGGTCTCTGGGTGATCCTGTAAACTATACGAACTGGGGAAATGGGCAACCAAATTACCAAACAAATTGTGCTTTTATGAAAAATGGAAATCAGCATCATATGGAATGTGATACAAAGTTGAGTTTCATCTGCTACAATG ACAGCAGTAAAGGATACATCATTGAAACATCTAATAAAACATGGAGAGAagctcagagtttctgtagACAGTATCATACTGATCTGACCAGTGTGAGAAACCAGACTGAGAATGAAGACATCCAGAATATCATTAATAATACTGATAAATCTgtctggattggtctgttcagagactcatGGGAGTGGTCAGATAACAGTGACTCTGCCTTCAGAAACTGGATGTCTGCTGAACCAAACAATAATGGTGGCCCTTCTAAAGATTGTACAGAGGTCAAGATGAGTTCTCGGGGACAATGGAATGATGCTGGTTGTCATCACTCTAGTACATTTGTGTGTCATGAAG ATAAGCTGGTATTGATCAAACAGAATCTGAGTTGGACTGAAGCTCTGATTCACTGCAGACAGAATCATGTGGATCTGGTTTCAGTTGATTCAGAGGAGATTCAGCGCTGGGTGACAGGAGTGGTTCAAAACGCTTCTACTGCAGAGGTTTGGCTGGGGTTACGTCACTCATGCACTGTGGGCATTTGGTTCTGGGTAAGCGGAGAGATTGTGTGCTATGAGAAGTGGGCTGAAGGGCATGAAACAGCAGTGGAGAACTGTGAAACTGTGACGAGATCTGGAGCGGTTCAGTCTGGAGGAGATCATCGCTGGATCCGCCTTCCTGAAACTGAGAGACGCAACTTCATCTGCACCAGATATGATTGA
- the mphosph6 gene encoding M-phase phosphoprotein 6 yields the protein MANDGSTKLSKNLLRMKFMQRGLDADVKKQLDEEEKRIISDEHWFLDLPELKAKENYIIEERSYVPCEDLVYGRMSFKGFNPDVERLMVLMNAPKEEDEVNKEIGGINKMDTDITDEEMARRYESLVGSMRKKFAKKRDHSAIIDREEDVNSNVVDCKPKKAFLKPQD from the exons ATGGCGAACGACGGTTCAACAAAACTATCGAAAAATCTCCTGCGAATGAAG TTCATGCAGAGAGGTCTGGATGCTGATGTGAAGAAGCAGCTGGATGAGGAGGAGAAGAGAatcattagtgatgaacattgGTTCCTGGATCTGCCTGAGCTCAAGGCCAAAGA gaaCTACATCATTGAGGAGAGAAGTTATGTTCCATGTGAGGATTTGGTTTATGGCAGAATGTCATTCAAAGGCTTTAATCCTGATGTTGAG CGATTAATGGTTCTAATGAACGCACCCAAAGAGGAAGATGAGGTCAATAAAGAGATTGGAGGTATAAACAAAATGGACACCGATATAACAGATGAAGAAATGGCAAGAAG ATATGAAAGTTTGGTTGGCAGCATGAGGAAAAAGTTCGCCAAGAAGCGAGATCACTCTGCAATCATTGACAGAGAAGAGGACGTAAACTCAAATGTTGTTGACTGTAAACCAAAGAAAGCCTTCTTAAAGCCTCAagactga
- the snx20 gene encoding sorting nexin-20, with translation MEEQAEALDICPADAENSSHQQQKTYEDADPGFSASCLTTAELQQHWRAVKQEFRSIKLLFDIPSARIIDQMFSKYVVYRIVVIQSGTYDCKRVAIERRYTDFLHLHQELLLDFNEEMEDMVMPRKRVTGNFCEEIISERRVALRDYLTQIYSIRCVRRSQAIQAFFTQQELKEAYDLLRGGRFSRALEGLQKVLVLQEKLSSHDSTLVIPTLCAILVCQRDLEDFNAAFQTGRRALPTVRRYELRRYQGPLLEALVDLGYSLELPVAQLQDELTRVRDSPHSPVSLISLKELVVQEFV, from the exons ATGGAGGAACAAGCAGAAGCGCTTGACATCTGCCCAGCAGATGCAGAGAATTCCTCACATCAGCAGcagaaaacat ATGAAGATGCTGATCCGGGTTTCAGCGCCTCGTGTCTGACAACAGCAGAACTGCAGCAGCACTGGAGGGCCGTGAAGCAGGAGTTCAGAAGCATTAAACTGCTGTTTGACATCCCTTCAGCCCGAATCATCGACCAAATGTTCTCCAAATATGTG GTGTATCGGATTGTGGTTATCCAGTCTGGTACCTACGACTGTAAACGTGTGGCTATTGAGCGTCGCTACACCGACTTTCTTCACCTGCATCAGGAGCTCCTGCTGGACTTCAATGAGGAGATGGAAGACATGGTGATGCCCAGAAAAAGAGTGACGGGAAACTTCTGTGAGGAGATCATCTCAGAGCGGCGTGTCGCCCTGAGAGACTATCTAACTCAGATCTACTCCATCAGATGCGTCCGCCGATCGCAAGCTATTCAGGCGTTTTTCACTCAACAGGAACTAAAAGAGGCATATGACCTGTTGCGTGGTGGACGCTTTTCCCGAGCTCTTGAGGGCCTACAGAAGGTGTTGGTGCTTCAGGAGAAACTGTCTTCTCATGACTCCACTTTAGTGATACCGACCTTGTGTGCCATATTGGTGTGCCAAAGGGATCTAGAGGACTTCAATGCTGCTTTTCAAACAGGCAGAAGGGCTCTTCCCACCGTGAGGCGCTATGAGCTCCGCCGGTATCAGGGGCCCCTGCTGGAGGCTCTTGTTGATTTGGGTTACAGCCTTGAGTTGCCTGTGGCACAGTTACAGGATGAGCTGACCAGAGTAAGAGACTCCCCTCATAGTCCGGTATCGCTGATCTCCCTTAAAGAACTGGTGGTGCAAGAGTTTGTGTAG